Proteins from one Juglans microcarpa x Juglans regia isolate MS1-56 chromosome 6S, Jm3101_v1.0, whole genome shotgun sequence genomic window:
- the LOC121236561 gene encoding uncharacterized protein LOC121236561 gives MSLEDIVKSLATNTLQFQKETRASIQSLDNQMGQMATAISQLEAQSLGKLPSQTEVNPRENASAIILRSGKEIEIPVKAAHASSKQENEKNVVANRNVPNDDDVPQYAIKQVPRYAKFLKELCTTKRRQKLKGCEKVRVRENVSTVIQRKLPAKCKDPSMFTIPCTIGNTRFEKVMIDLGASINVMPYSIYAFLKLGPLNKTGIVIQLADRSNAYPKGVVEDVLVQINELVFPVDFYVLDMENGDQTAPILLGRSFLKTSKTKIDVHSGIFTMEFDGEIINFNIYDAMKYLGDDNPVYSINVIDSIAQKFFELDGKDGLENSISKHLEKENEELPLSTDLQETIAALNDFSKLQQSGNVPYIALPISNKRPLPSVLQAPIPDLKPLPVTSSTCSLEMEERYQ, from the exons ATGTCTTTAGAAGATATTGTTAAGTCTCTTGCCACTAACACTTtgcaatttcaaaaggagacgAGGGCCAGTATTCAAAGTTTGGACAATCAGATGGGCCAGATGGCAACTGCAATTAGTCAGCTAGAGGCGCAAAGTTTGGGGAAATTACCCTCTCAAACGGAAGTAAATCCAAGAGAAAATGCAAGTGCAATCATTTTGAGAAGTGGTAAAGAGATTGAGATTCCAGTAAAGGCAGCACATGCATCGTCGaagcaagaaaatgagaaaaacgtTGTTGCAAACAGGAACGTTCCCAATGACGATGATGTACCTCAGT ATGCTATTAAACAAGTACCTCGTTATGCTAAATTCTTGAAAGAACTGTGTACAACTAAGAGGAGACAGAAACTTAAAGGATGTGAGAaggtgagagtaagagagaATGTTTCTACAGTTATTCAAAGAAAACTCCCTGCGAAGTGCAAAGATCCAAGTATGTTTACTATCCCTTGTACGATAGGTAACACTAGATTTGAGAAGGTCATGATAGATTTAGGAGCTTCTATCAATGTCATGCCATATTCTATATATGCTTTTTTGAAACTTGGACCTTTGAATAAAACTGGTATTGTGATTCAATTGGCTGATAGATCTAATGCCTATCCTAAGGGTGTAGTTGAGGATGTTCTTGTGCAAATTAATGAATTGGTTTTCCCTGTTGATTTCTATGTGcttgatatggaaaatggtGATCAAACTGCTCCTATTTTGTTAGGAAGATCATTCTTAAAGACATCCAAGACCAAGATAGATGTTCATAGTGGCATATTTACCATGGAATTTGATGGTGAAATTATTAACtttaatatttatgatgccatgaaatatcttggagaTGATAATCCTGTTTattctattaatgtgattgattcTATAGCACAGAAATTTTTTGAACTTGATGGAAAAGATGGATTGGAAAATTCCATTAGTAAGCATcttgagaaagagaatgaggagtTACCCTTGAGTACTGATTTGCAGGAAACTATTGCAGCgttgaatgatttttcaaagttaCAGCAGTCAGGTAACGTTCCTTATATTGCATTACCAATTTCTAACAAGAGGCCTTTACCCTCTGTTTTACAAGCCCCCATTCCAGATTTGAAGCCTCTCCCAGTTACCTCAAGTACGTGTTCCTTGGAGATGGAGGAACGTTACCAGTGA